A stretch of the Psychroserpens sp. Hel_I_66 genome encodes the following:
- a CDS encoding fructose 1,6-bisphosphatase, with translation MSFSDLFDSGFKRRNEDHFAAIVRVAMDDGIITEEEKAFLDRLARRLDIGENDYASILKDYKSHPINPPTSYDNRLERLYDLSRMVYVDHIKGDHEEIVLRKIAIGLGFSSENVKYVVDKALTLVSNGVDLDTFIEEIKTMNR, from the coding sequence ATGTCATTTTCAGATTTATTTGATAGCGGATTTAAAAGAAGAAACGAAGATCACTTTGCAGCCATCGTAAGAGTTGCAATGGACGACGGAATTATAACAGAAGAAGAAAAAGCATTTTTAGACCGTTTGGCGAGACGTTTGGATATTGGTGAAAATGATTATGCAAGCATTTTAAAAGATTACAAATCACACCCTATAAACCCTCCTACATCTTACGATAACCGCTTAGAGCGTTTATATGATTTGTCACGTATGGTTTATGTAGATCATATTAAAGGCGATCATGAAGAAATTGTATTGCGTAAAATTGCAATTGGTTTAGGTTTTTCTTCGGAAAACGTAAAATATGTGGTCGATAAGGCGTTGACATTAGTGAGTAATGGTGTAGATCTTGATACATTTATTGAAGAGATTAAGACCATGAATCGATAA
- a CDS encoding T9SS type A sorting domain-containing protein — protein MKKLYPLIIAFLLCASTLSAQLVEVVPNVGFSAQGLFLNGDILYIGKLNDIRRIDITEESPTLEIFSTSINQSFYMVLYVNDFYVSAGGPSDYRIVKLDFANPNDPPVNVTFQDGYLGAVRVMLLVGDDLYYTGPNIDTLFRMDLSQATPSAEVVYSGIDLNNAIALYGNDMYIAEYKNPGKLYKLDITDPSATPIELASGLETPYDMEFLGDELYISLNTGDKIVKTDVTQLPLVMEDVVVALEPRDMVFDGNELYVINGINSNIISKVDVSTLSVADVSQDERIVLYPNPTEDLLYLKNLSSQENYTIYDAIGRTLMLGKIEPNNSIDVSSLATGRYFIRIGDSFPLNFVKR, from the coding sequence ATGAAAAAGCTTTACCCATTAATTATAGCATTCTTATTATGCGCTAGCACGTTATCTGCCCAGTTAGTTGAGGTAGTGCCTAATGTAGGTTTTTCCGCACAAGGTCTATTTTTAAATGGTGACATCTTGTATATAGGTAAACTTAATGATATTAGGAGGATTGATATAACAGAGGAGAGTCCAACCTTAGAAATTTTCTCTACGAGTATTAACCAGTCCTTTTATATGGTCCTCTATGTCAACGATTTTTATGTCTCCGCTGGCGGACCATCAGACTACAGGATAGTGAAACTGGATTTTGCCAACCCCAATGACCCACCCGTAAACGTCACCTTTCAAGATGGGTACCTTGGAGCAGTACGGGTCATGCTATTGGTGGGAGATGACCTCTATTATACAGGTCCCAATATTGACACCCTTTTTAGAATGGACCTATCGCAGGCAACTCCCTCAGCAGAGGTGGTCTACTCAGGTATAGACCTCAACAATGCGATCGCACTATACGGTAACGACATGTACATCGCAGAGTACAAGAACCCTGGCAAGCTCTATAAACTCGACATCACCGATCCTTCTGCCACTCCCATAGAACTGGCGTCTGGTCTTGAGACCCCTTATGACATGGAGTTCCTTGGTGACGAGCTGTACATTTCATTGAACACTGGTGACAAAATAGTCAAGACAGATGTGACACAGCTACCTCTGGTAATGGAGGATGTTGTCGTTGCCCTAGAGCCAAGGGACATGGTATTTGACGGTAATGAACTGTACGTGATCAATGGCATCAACAGCAATATAATCTCAAAAGTGGATGTATCAACACTTAGTGTTGCTGATGTATCACAAGATGAACGCATAGTTTTGTACCCAAATCCTACAGAGGATCTCCTTTACCTTAAAAACCTTAGCTCACAAGAAAATTATACAATCTACGATGCCATTGGTAGGACATTAATGCTTGGCAAGATTGAGCCTAACAACAGTATAGATGTCTCATCATTGGCTACTGGAAGGTACTTTATAAGGATAGGGGATTCATTCCCCCTCAATTTTGTAAAGAGATAA
- the fbp gene encoding class 1 fructose-bisphosphatase, which produces MSRTKQTLGEFIIENQSSFKYTSGELSRLINSIRLAAKVVNHEVNKAGLVDIIGAAGDTNIQGEDQQKLDVYANDKFIQTLTKRNIVCGIASEEEDDFIAINSQDENNQNKYVVLIDPLDGSSNIDVNVSVGTIFSIYRRVTPVGTPVTLEDFLQKGDHQVAAGYIVYGTSTMLVYTTGHGVNGFTLNPAIGTFYLSHPDMRFPKDGKIYSVNEGNYIHFPQGIKNYIKYCQQEEGNRPYTSRYIGSLVSDFHRNMIKGGIYLYPKCSQDSAGKLRLLYECNPMAFLAEQAHGKASDGFTRIMDIEPTELHQRVPFICGSKNMVEKAEEFMRDAHS; this is translated from the coding sequence ATGTCTAGAACAAAACAAACGCTAGGTGAATTTATTATTGAAAATCAATCTTCATTTAAATACACATCTGGCGAATTATCCCGTCTTATAAATTCCATTCGTTTAGCAGCAAAGGTTGTTAATCACGAAGTTAACAAAGCAGGTCTTGTTGATATCATTGGCGCAGCTGGTGACACAAATATTCAAGGGGAAGATCAACAAAAATTGGACGTCTATGCCAACGATAAGTTTATACAAACCTTGACCAAGCGTAACATAGTTTGCGGTATTGCGAGTGAAGAGGAAGATGATTTTATTGCCATTAACAGTCAAGATGAGAACAACCAAAATAAGTATGTGGTTTTAATAGATCCTTTGGATGGTTCGTCAAATATAGATGTCAATGTATCTGTAGGTACGATTTTTTCAATTTATAGGAGAGTAACACCTGTTGGGACTCCGGTCACGCTAGAGGATTTTCTCCAAAAGGGAGACCACCAAGTTGCTGCTGGTTATATTGTTTATGGTACATCTACAATGCTTGTCTATACTACAGGTCATGGCGTAAACGGGTTTACGTTGAACCCAGCAATAGGAACATTTTATCTGTCACATCCAGATATGCGTTTTCCTAAAGACGGAAAAATTTACTCGGTAAATGAAGGTAACTACATCCATTTCCCGCAAGGCATAAAAAATTACATTAAATATTGCCAACAAGAAGAGGGTAATCGTCCATATACAAGTCGTTATATTGGATCACTGGTATCAGATTTTCATAGAAATATGATCAAAGGAGGTATCTATTTATATCCAAAATGTTCTCAAGACTCTGCAGGAAAACTACGTCTGTTATATGAATGCAATCCTATGGCATTTTTGGCAGAGCAGGCTCATGGCAAAGCCAGTGACGGATTTACAAGAATTATGGACATTGAACCAACCGAACTCCACCAACGTGTGCCTTTTATCTGCGGAAGCAAAAACATGGTAGAAAAAGCTGAAGAGTTTATGCGTGATGCTCATTCTTAA
- a CDS encoding GNAT family N-acetyltransferase: protein MSFQIRKATQKDMPRVLELINELAIFEKEPDAVEITVDDLITGAFQDPKQFDCFVAECESNVEGIALVYHRFSTWKGNILHLEDLIVSQNKRGSGLGTALLDAVVTYGDSLKVKRISWEVIDWNEPAIAFYEKKGAHVMRDWDVVQLDEKGIKNYLANI from the coding sequence ATGTCATTTCAAATTAGAAAAGCAACCCAAAAAGATATGCCCAGAGTTCTAGAATTAATCAATGAACTCGCTATTTTTGAAAAAGAACCCGATGCTGTAGAAATTACTGTTGATGACCTTATCACAGGTGCTTTTCAAGATCCTAAACAGTTTGATTGTTTTGTTGCAGAGTGTGAATCTAACGTAGAAGGCATAGCCCTAGTTTACCATAGATTTTCAACTTGGAAAGGCAACATACTTCATCTGGAGGATTTAATCGTAAGCCAAAATAAAAGAGGTTCAGGCCTAGGCACAGCACTTTTAGATGCTGTGGTCACTTATGGTGATAGTTTAAAGGTCAAACGTATAAGCTGGGAAGTGATTGACTGGAACGAACCAGCCATTGCATTCTATGAGAAAAAAGGCGCTCATGTAATGAGAGATTGGGACGTTGTACAATTAGATGAAAAAGGAATTAAAAATTATTTAGCAAATATTTAA
- a CDS encoding aspartate kinase, giving the protein MRVFKFGGASVKNAEGVKNLASVLQQVGYENTLIVVSAMGKMTNALELVIKNYFENKAELNSSIQDVKKFHNEILLDLFENTQHPIFKKVSSIFEDLEGFFLRNKSPDYNFVYDQVIGYGELTSTTIVSAYLNEIGLKNNWLDVREFIKTDDYYRRANVDWEQTQTNIKSNFDPKILNVTQGFLGSNANNFTTTLGREGSDYTAAIFAYCLNAESVTIWKDVPGVLNADPRYFENAQLLNNISYREAIELAFYGASVIHPKTLQPLQQKEIPLFVKSFLNPNNPGTRVGKGVGIEPKVPCFIVKKNQVLISLSSLDFSYIVEENISEIFKLLHLYKMKVDVIQNSAISFSVCFENTYHNLERLLQHLKAKFKVTVNENVSLYTVRHYNEQAIASIEKDKELLLKQLTHETIQIVTQ; this is encoded by the coding sequence ATGCGTGTATTTAAATTTGGTGGAGCATCGGTCAAAAATGCTGAAGGCGTTAAAAATCTAGCTTCTGTACTACAGCAAGTAGGTTATGAAAACACTTTGATCGTTGTTTCTGCAATGGGAAAAATGACCAACGCTTTAGAACTGGTCATTAAAAATTATTTCGAAAACAAAGCCGAACTAAATAGCTCTATTCAAGACGTTAAAAAATTTCACAACGAGATTTTACTGGATCTTTTTGAGAACACACAACATCCCATATTTAAAAAAGTATCATCCATTTTTGAAGATTTGGAAGGTTTTTTTCTTCGGAATAAATCACCAGATTACAATTTTGTATACGACCAGGTTATTGGGTATGGTGAATTAACTTCTACAACTATTGTAAGTGCATATCTCAACGAAATTGGCTTAAAAAACAATTGGTTGGATGTACGAGAATTTATAAAAACAGACGATTATTACCGCAGAGCCAACGTAGATTGGGAACAGACCCAAACCAATATCAAATCCAATTTTGATCCTAAAATCTTGAATGTTACCCAAGGTTTTTTAGGAAGTAACGCCAATAACTTCACAACCACCTTGGGAAGAGAAGGAAGTGATTACACTGCTGCCATTTTTGCGTATTGCTTAAATGCGGAAAGCGTTACCATCTGGAAAGATGTGCCAGGTGTTTTAAATGCAGATCCACGGTATTTTGAAAATGCACAATTGCTCAATAATATTTCATACAGAGAAGCGATTGAGTTGGCTTTTTATGGTGCCTCTGTTATTCACCCAAAAACATTGCAACCTTTACAACAAAAGGAAATCCCGTTGTTTGTAAAGTCGTTTTTAAACCCTAACAATCCCGGAACTCGAGTTGGAAAAGGTGTTGGTATTGAGCCAAAAGTACCGTGTTTTATCGTGAAAAAGAATCAGGTATTGATTTCACTCTCATCTTTGGATTTTAGTTATATCGTTGAAGAAAATATTAGTGAGATTTTCAAATTACTTCATTTATACAAAATGAAGGTGGATGTGATTCAGAATTCTGCCATTAGTTTTTCGGTCTGTTTTGAGAACACTTACCATAATTTAGAACGTTTGCTTCAGCATTTAAAAGCAAAATTTAAAGTAACAGTTAATGAAAATGTTAGTCTTTATACAGTAAGACATTATAATGAACAGGCAATTGCTTCCATAGAAAAAGACAAAGAACTGTTATTGAAGCAATTAACTCACGAAACAATTCAAATAGTAACTCAATAA
- a CDS encoding DMT family transporter: protein MKEAHFKHVFWLTIATIFISTSGALGKFIEMPTPVIIWWRCALAAICLFAFCRFKKIKLRIKSNQDLVTFILAALFMGGHWITYFYALKLSNVAIGMLSIFTFPVITAFLEPFFFKIKFDPVHLVLGALVLFGIYFLAPEFDLENDHLKGALFGVLSAVLYAIRNLMLKKKSANYNGSMLMFYQVAILTVVLAPVLFFMDTSAIVSQFPYVIILALLTTAIGHTMFINSFKYFKVSTASIIGSTQPIFGIIIAFLFLNEIPEWNTFIGGTLIISTVVIESVRSKRKLKA, encoded by the coding sequence ATGAAAGAAGCACACTTTAAACATGTTTTTTGGCTAACAATTGCAACCATATTTATTAGCACCTCTGGTGCGTTAGGTAAGTTTATAGAAATGCCAACTCCAGTCATTATATGGTGGAGATGTGCATTGGCTGCAATATGCCTATTCGCATTTTGCAGGTTTAAAAAGATTAAATTACGTATAAAATCCAATCAAGATCTAGTTACATTTATTTTAGCTGCCCTATTTATGGGTGGGCATTGGATAACTTATTTTTACGCTCTCAAATTATCAAATGTAGCCATTGGTATGCTATCTATTTTTACCTTTCCGGTGATAACAGCATTTTTAGAACCTTTCTTTTTTAAAATAAAATTTGATCCTGTGCATTTGGTTTTAGGAGCTTTAGTCCTCTTCGGAATTTACTTCCTAGCACCAGAATTTGATCTAGAAAATGACCATTTAAAAGGTGCTCTTTTTGGAGTGCTTTCTGCAGTTTTATATGCTATCCGTAATCTCATGCTCAAAAAAAAATCTGCTAATTACAATGGGAGCATGCTCATGTTTTATCAAGTTGCCATACTTACTGTTGTTTTAGCGCCAGTATTGTTTTTTATGGATACATCTGCTATCGTATCCCAGTTTCCGTATGTTATAATCTTAGCACTGCTCACCACTGCTATTGGCCATACAATGTTTATAAACAGTTTCAAATACTTTAAGGTAAGTACAGCAAGTATTATTGGGAGCACGCAACCTATATTTGGGATTATTATCGCATTTTTATTCTTGAACGAAATCCCAGAATGGAACACATTTATAGGTGGTACCTTGATCATTTCTACTGTCGTTATAGAAAGTGTGCGTTCAAAACGTAAATTGAAAGCATAA
- a CDS encoding TlpA family protein disulfide reductase: MKRLLFLIALIPSFLIAQHSISGVFSPSEDYSYAFLYNATPKGLNFLNNAKLAEDGSFSMPLDSTATPGIYKIVYAIPPEENNFDFIYNGKESVAFTLSMNDGLEFTSSNENKLWASYIKSMEMVNRTISNFYAQESTDKKAFKEIFKTLSDTQKAYEESSKGMMASVFIKANTPYIPEGFENLTKYSKNLKRTYLDHVDFNNPLLQSSDFLVDRVLAYLFGMTANTSNDLYKKDVDDLMVKIGDGNSELKTTLFEMIWRRFKSMDNAELANYVTDTYLLKLTELTNNDELQKQLMNYRNNAIGNKAANFDLSYIKDETKIASSLHDLELTNQYLVIFWSSTCSHCLEELPKVKQLLAAKKDLTVIAIGLEDDAENWQKAIEAYPDFIHVLGLEKWDNPLASTYAIEATPSFFLLDKDKTIIAKPYDVENLKEFLK; encoded by the coding sequence ATGAAAAGATTACTATTTCTCATTGCTTTAATTCCGTCGTTTTTGATAGCGCAACATAGTATAAGCGGAGTTTTTTCTCCTTCGGAAGATTACTCATACGCATTTTTATACAACGCTACACCTAAAGGTTTGAATTTTTTGAACAATGCAAAATTGGCTGAGGACGGAAGTTTTAGCATGCCCTTAGACTCAACAGCAACACCTGGAATCTACAAGATTGTGTATGCCATTCCGCCAGAGGAAAATAATTTTGATTTTATTTATAACGGGAAAGAATCTGTCGCGTTTACCCTAAGCATGAACGATGGTTTGGAATTTACGAGCAGTAACGAGAACAAACTTTGGGCATCTTACATTAAAAGTATGGAAATGGTTAATAGGACCATTAGTAATTTTTACGCTCAAGAAAGTACCGATAAAAAAGCGTTTAAAGAGATATTTAAAACATTGAGCGATACTCAAAAAGCCTATGAAGAATCATCAAAAGGTATGATGGCTTCAGTATTTATAAAAGCAAATACACCATACATCCCTGAAGGTTTTGAGAATTTAACCAAGTATTCAAAGAATTTAAAACGCACGTATTTAGACCATGTAGATTTTAATAATCCGCTGCTGCAAAGCTCAGACTTTTTGGTAGATCGTGTGCTTGCATATCTCTTCGGAATGACTGCCAACACAAGCAATGATCTCTATAAAAAGGATGTTGATGATTTGATGGTAAAAATTGGTGATGGTAATTCAGAACTTAAAACCACATTGTTTGAAATGATTTGGAGACGTTTTAAAAGTATGGATAATGCAGAACTAGCGAATTATGTCACAGATACCTATTTGTTAAAACTTACCGAGCTTACCAATAATGATGAGTTGCAAAAGCAATTGATGAATTATAGAAATAATGCCATTGGTAACAAAGCTGCAAATTTTGACCTATCCTACATAAAAGACGAAACCAAAATAGCGTCTTCCTTACATGATTTAGAGCTCACAAATCAATATTTAGTAATTTTTTGGAGCAGCACCTGCTCACACTGTTTAGAAGAATTGCCTAAAGTAAAGCAATTACTTGCAGCGAAAAAAGATCTCACAGTTATCGCTATTGGCTTAGAAGACGACGCAGAAAACTGGCAAAAGGCAATTGAAGCGTATCCAGATTTTATTCACGTTTTAGGATTAGAAAAATGGGATAATCCATTAGCTAGTACTTACGCCATAGAAGCAACACCATCATTTTTCTTATTGGACAAAGACAAAACGATTATTGCAAAACCTTATGATGTAGAGAATTTAAAGGAGTTTTTAAAATAA
- the mfd gene encoding transcription-repair coupling factor, whose protein sequence is MQNLQTAIAKTETKTHLKGLIGSSFSLVVSEAFKTADKPFLLIFNDKEEAAFYLNDLEVLLNDKDVLFYPGSYRRPYQIEQTDNANVLLRAEVLNRINSRKKPAVVVTYPDALFEKVVTRRELEKNTLKIAVGDELSLDFVNEVLFEYKFKRVDFVTEPGEFSVRGGIVDVFSFSHDEPYRIEFFGDDVDSIRTFDVETQLSTEQIKKIGIIPNVANKFLEESRQSFLKYIAQKTVVFAKNTDLLFSRIDDFFGKAEDAFKNLSSEMKHASPEELFCNSEALKRDLLEFSLVEFGTSSVFSAEKIEYNTTPQPSFNKQFNLLIEDLNLHHDKGYTNYIVCVSEQQAKRFHDIFDDVDENVHYQTIVLSLYQGFIDHDQKITCYTDHQIFERYHKFHLKNGYAKKQAITLKELTNLDIGDYVTHIDHGIGKFGGLQKIDVEGKKQEAIKLVYGERDVLYLSIHSLHKITKFNGKDGKPPKVYKLGSKAWKTLKQKTKSRVKEIAFNLIKVYAKRKLEKGYQYKPDSYLQHELEASFIYEDTPDQITSTADIKADMESERPMDRLVCGDVGFGKTEVAIRAAFKAVDNGKQVAVLVPTTILAYQHHKTFTERLKDFPVTVDYLNRFRTAKEKRETLEKLEKGHVDIIIGTHQLVNKNVKFKDLGLLIVDEEQKFGVAVKEKLKTLKDNVDVLTLTATPIPRTLQFSLMAARDLSVITTAPPNRYPIESHVIRFNEESIRDAISYEIERGGQIFFIHNRIENIKEVAGMIQRLVPDAKIGIGHGQLDGKKLENLMLAFMNGEFDVLVSTTIVESGLDVPNANTIFINNANNFGLSDLHQMRGRVGRSNKKAFCYFITPEYSAMTNDARKRITALEQFTELGSGFNIAMKDLEIRGAGDLLGGEQSGFINDIGFDTYQKILNEAIEELKDNEFKDLYEDDGKERNYVKDITIDTDFELLFPDDYVNNITERLNLYTKLNTLKTEEELEKFESEIIDRFGELPVQVVDLLNSVRVKWIATQIGLEKIIMKKGRFVGYFINDQKSAFYQSNNFTKVLQYVQTHPNECKMKEKQTRNGLRLLLTFENIKSVKQALSKLQNI, encoded by the coding sequence ATGCAAAATCTGCAAACTGCTATTGCCAAAACTGAAACAAAAACACACCTCAAAGGTCTTATCGGGTCATCATTTTCTCTCGTTGTAAGTGAAGCATTTAAAACTGCCGACAAGCCTTTTCTTCTCATTTTCAACGACAAAGAAGAAGCAGCTTTTTATCTCAACGATTTAGAGGTGTTGCTCAATGATAAAGACGTGCTCTTCTATCCAGGAAGTTACAGGCGTCCCTATCAAATCGAGCAAACCGATAATGCCAATGTGCTTTTAAGGGCAGAGGTTTTGAACCGAATCAATTCACGTAAAAAACCCGCAGTTGTTGTCACTTATCCTGATGCGCTTTTTGAAAAAGTGGTCACGAGAAGAGAACTGGAAAAGAACACCTTAAAAATCGCGGTTGGTGATGAGCTGTCGCTAGATTTTGTGAACGAAGTCCTCTTTGAGTACAAGTTTAAACGTGTTGATTTTGTGACCGAGCCAGGGGAGTTTTCGGTACGTGGTGGTATTGTAGATGTGTTTTCGTTTTCTCACGATGAGCCTTATCGTATTGAGTTTTTTGGTGATGATGTGGATAGCATTAGAACCTTTGATGTAGAAACGCAACTCTCAACAGAGCAGATTAAAAAAATAGGCATCATCCCAAATGTTGCCAATAAATTTTTAGAAGAAAGTAGGCAGAGTTTCCTAAAATATATCGCTCAAAAAACAGTGGTATTTGCAAAAAACACAGACCTCTTGTTTTCTAGAATCGACGATTTCTTCGGAAAAGCAGAAGACGCGTTTAAAAATCTTTCTTCGGAAATGAAACATGCCTCACCAGAGGAACTGTTTTGCAATTCCGAAGCATTAAAACGAGATTTACTGGAGTTTAGTTTGGTTGAGTTTGGGACGTCCAGCGTTTTTTCCGCAGAAAAAATAGAATATAATACAACTCCGCAACCCTCATTCAATAAGCAGTTTAATCTTTTAATTGAAGATTTAAACCTTCACCACGATAAAGGCTACACGAATTATATTGTTTGCGTGAGCGAGCAACAAGCCAAGCGGTTTCATGATATTTTTGACGATGTTGATGAGAATGTGCACTATCAAACTATTGTGCTGTCTTTATATCAAGGGTTTATAGATCACGATCAAAAAATAACCTGTTATACAGACCATCAAATATTTGAGCGTTACCATAAGTTCCATCTCAAAAATGGTTATGCTAAAAAGCAAGCCATTACGCTAAAGGAATTAACCAATTTGGATATTGGCGATTACGTCACGCATATTGACCATGGAATAGGAAAATTTGGCGGACTCCAAAAAATTGATGTCGAGGGTAAAAAGCAAGAAGCCATTAAATTGGTGTATGGCGAACGTGATGTCCTGTATTTGAGTATCCACTCGCTTCATAAGATCACGAAGTTTAACGGTAAGGATGGCAAACCTCCCAAAGTCTACAAATTGGGTAGCAAAGCCTGGAAAACGCTCAAGCAAAAAACAAAATCGAGAGTTAAGGAAATTGCATTCAATTTAATAAAAGTGTATGCGAAACGAAAACTTGAAAAAGGCTACCAATACAAGCCAGACAGCTACCTACAACACGAATTGGAAGCCTCTTTTATCTATGAAGATACACCAGATCAAATCACATCAACTGCAGATATAAAAGCAGATATGGAAAGCGAACGACCAATGGATCGTCTCGTTTGTGGTGATGTTGGTTTTGGTAAAACAGAAGTGGCAATTCGTGCAGCTTTTAAAGCGGTCGATAATGGAAAGCAGGTTGCGGTTTTAGTGCCAACAACCATTTTAGCGTACCAGCACCATAAAACATTTACAGAGCGATTAAAAGATTTTCCTGTAACTGTTGATTATCTCAATAGATTCAGAACTGCAAAAGAAAAACGGGAAACCTTAGAAAAACTTGAAAAAGGTCATGTAGATATCATTATTGGAACCCATCAACTTGTCAATAAAAACGTCAAGTTTAAAGATCTTGGTTTGCTCATCGTTGATGAGGAACAAAAGTTTGGAGTTGCTGTAAAAGAAAAACTAAAAACGCTCAAGGATAATGTGGATGTGCTCACGCTAACTGCAACTCCAATACCAAGAACATTGCAATTTAGTTTAATGGCTGCACGGGATTTATCGGTTATTACAACTGCACCTCCCAACCGTTATCCTATTGAGAGTCATGTGATACGATTTAATGAGGAATCTATTAGAGATGCCATAAGTTATGAGATAGAACGTGGCGGACAAATATTCTTCATTCACAATCGTATTGAGAATATAAAGGAAGTTGCAGGTATGATCCAACGTTTAGTGCCAGATGCGAAAATAGGGATTGGACATGGGCAACTGGATGGAAAAAAACTGGAAAACCTTATGCTGGCGTTTATGAATGGTGAGTTTGATGTGCTCGTAAGTACAACCATCGTAGAAAGTGGATTGGACGTCCCGAATGCCAACACTATTTTTATAAATAATGCGAATAATTTTGGATTGAGTGATTTACACCAAATGCGTGGTCGCGTAGGTCGTAGTAATAAAAAAGCATTTTGTTATTTTATAACTCCGGAATATTCTGCAATGACCAACGATGCTCGTAAAAGAATCACTGCATTAGAGCAATTTACTGAGTTGGGAAGTGGTTTTAATATTGCGATGAAAGATTTAGAAATACGTGGCGCTGGAGATTTATTGGGAGGTGAACAAAGCGGATTTATAAATGATATTGGATTTGATACCTATCAAAAAATTCTCAATGAAGCTATTGAAGAACTTAAGGACAATGAGTTTAAAGATCTTTATGAAGACGACGGAAAAGAAAGGAACTACGTTAAGGATATCACCATTGATACCGACTTTGAACTGCTCTTCCCAGATGATTACGTAAATAATATCACAGAGCGTCTCAATTTATACACCAAGCTTAACACCTTAAAAACAGAAGAGGAATTAGAAAAATTTGAGTCTGAAATTATTGATCGCTTTGGAGAACTCCCAGTGCAGGTTGTGGATTTGTTAAATAGTGTTCGTGTAAAATGGATTGCAACACAAATAGGTTTGGAGAAAATCATCATGAAAAAAGGGCGGTTTGTTGGTTATTTCATTAACGATCAAAAGAGTGCTTTTTATCAAAGTAACAACTTCACAAAAGTCTTACAATATGTGCAAACACATCCTAACGAATGTAAGATGAAAGAAAAACAAACAAGAAATGGGTTACGTTTGCTATTGACTTTTGAAAACATAAAATCTGTGAAACAAGCGTTGAGTAAGCTTCAAAATATATGA